GTTTTAAGGTTTTTAAACTCGATAAGTCTAATTTTAAGATCTGGGGCACGGAACAAATTTCACCGGATAAGGCATCTATTGAAAAACAATTAGAACTTCATATCGATCATATTAGCTACAAAGCGAGCCAGGATGATATTTTGTATGAGATTCTTCTTAAAGCCGGGTTTAATTTGACCACGAAGATTGAAAAGATTAAGCTGGCAGGAAAAGCTGTTTATTCCATAGAAGGCGGCGCTATGCTTATCTGCCTTGAAAAAGAGCTTACCAAAGAGCTTATAAAAGCGATGGCAGAAAAACAGCCAAGCAGGGTTATTTGCCTGGATCGAGGTTTTTCCAATAATGATCAGCTCAAAACCAACGCCGTGCAGATTATGAAGTCAAAAGGCGTTGATGATTTTAGAACGGTGTGAGATAAGGAGGAAAAATGAAGCCATATATACCTGATTTTTTACCATTAGAAAAATTGGATTGGATGAGATTTATTCATCTGATTGGACCGGCAAATTCCGAGCTTGCGCGCTATGATGGCATAGTGCAGGGAATTGTTAATCCGCATATTTTACTGTCTCCATTAACTACCAAGGAAGCTGTTTTATCTTCACGGATTGAGGGAACGCAGGCAACGCTTGAAGAGGTTCTGGAGTTTGAAGCCGTAGCAAGGGCAAACATTGAAACTGAGCGCGAAAAAGACATCCAGGAAATTATTAACTATCGTAAATCCATCTTGTTTGCTATGGATTGGCTTACTATAAAGCCGATTACTCTTAATATGATTAAGCAGGTTCATAGTATTTTGCTGGATAGCGTTCGGGGAAGGGATAAGGGACGTGGAAAATTTAGGGCTGTTCAGAATTGGATTGGGAAGCCGGGAATGTCTATGGACCAGGCTGATTATGTACCTCCTGAACCGATGAAGCTTATAGAATGTCTTTCTAATTTTGAAAAATACATACACTTTAAAGAAAAAGACTTTCTAGTACAGCTTGCTATCATTCACGCCCAGTTTGAGATTATTCATCCTTTTGTTGATGGAAATGGCAGGGTTGGTAGGATTTTGATACCGCTCTTTTTATTTGAAAAGAAATTACTCAATTCACCGATTTTTTATATAAGTGAATATTTAGAGTCTCATCGAGATGAATATTATGACCGGCTTAAGACAATTACTGATGCAAAGAAGTGGGAGGAGTGGATAGAATTCTTTTTAAAAGTAATTTCTGAACAGGCAAAAGCGAATTCCCGGAAGGCAAAGGCAATACTTGAGCTATATAATCAAAAAAAGGAGCGCATTCAATCCGTTACTCATTCTCAGTATGTAGCAAAAATCCTTGACGCCCTTTTTACCCATCCCATATTTAGCACAACAGATTTTATACGAGAATCGGGCATTCCAAAACCAAGTGCGATTCGTATCTTGCATTTACTAGAGAAGGAAGAAATTGTATCTATCTTACGACAGGGTGCTGGAAGTAAAGCTAACATATTGATATTTAATAAGTTAATAAAAATTATCGAATAGATTATAGTGCATATTAAAATATAAGCAAGCTTTTTTGTGTATCATAAAAGATGTTATATGATACACAAAGAGAATTGCTTATATTCTATGACACACAAAGGACGCGTAATGATGAGACTAAAATTTGACCCAAATTTACAATTTCAAATAGATGCGGTAAACGCAATGGCTGAAGTATTTTACGGCCAGCCTTTGTCAGAAGGTGATCTTGAAATAGGTTTTAAAAGGTTGGACTGGATTTTCCAGACTGAATTAGGGATAGGGAACAACCTTATCTTAGATGAAGCTGCTTTGTTAAAGAATATACATTTAGTCCAGGAGCATAATGACCTTGAAAAGGTTTCTTCATTTCAAGGCAGGCATTTTTCCATAGAAATGGAGACGGGTACCGGAAAAACGTATGTATATCTCCGTACTATTTTTGAGCTCTATAAAAAATACGGTTTTAAAAAATTTGTCATTGTTGTTCCCAGTGTGGCGATTAGAGAAGGTGTCTTAAAAAACCTCGAAATTACCAAAGAGCATT
The DNA window shown above is from Candidatus Atribacteria bacterium and carries:
- a CDS encoding Fic family protein, with amino-acid sequence MKPYIPDFLPLEKLDWMRFIHLIGPANSELARYDGIVQGIVNPHILLSPLTTKEAVLSSRIEGTQATLEEVLEFEAVARANIETEREKDIQEIINYRKSILFAMDWLTIKPITLNMIKQVHSILLDSVRGRDKGRGKFRAVQNWIGKPGMSMDQADYVPPEPMKLIECLSNFEKYIHFKEKDFLVQLAIIHAQFEIIHPFVDGNGRVGRILIPLFLFEKKLLNSPIFYISEYLESHRDEYYDRLKTITDAKKWEEWIEFFLKVISEQAKANSRKAKAILELYNQKKERIQSVTHSQYVAKILDALFTHPIFSTTDFIRESGIPKPSAIRILHLLEKEEIVSILRQGAGSKANILIFNKLIKIIE